One Etheostoma cragini isolate CJK2018 chromosome 18, CSU_Ecrag_1.0, whole genome shotgun sequence DNA window includes the following coding sequences:
- the ttc13 gene encoding tetratricopeptide repeat protein 13 isoform X2, with translation MAPASRAVVVALALLYSCRAIFSSEYFSTLTLFNNELHKQGCSSLSEWEEYAADCESSILQLEDPDCEEGSSPPCESVFSLNAEKILNQAKLFIEQKKIPFPVENHNTNEELAIGYVLIGNGLYDEAIKHYSLLLQGDPELVSAIYGRGIAYGKKSLQDIKNADLALYELNRVISLEPSWPEVYEQRAEILSPLGRISEALGDLTKAIQLQPSARLYRHRGTLLFISEDYVAAMEDFQQSLELKKNQPIAMLYKGLTFFHRGMLKEAIETFKEALKLKPDFIDAYKSLGQAYRELGDFESAMESFQKALMLNQNHIQSLQLRGMMLYHHGSLQEAIGNFKRCLQLEPYNEVCQYMKGLSHVAMGQFYEGIKAQTKVMLNDPLLGQKASSEYLKVKYLREYSRYLHSHLDIPVAEYNVDQDLPGNFKNHWAKNLPFLIEDYEEQPGLQPHIKDVLPQNFDSYSSDVQKLICTADHLGALMQYDTPGFLPNRRIHRAMGLATLEVMQAMHRTWSNSKVRVNGKTRQMQWRDMFDIAVKWRRIADPDQPVLWLDQMPARSLSRGFNNHINLIRGQIINIRYLAYFDNILDFIKDRILVYHGAYNPRGLVEVRQALENVNKVEDLLPIMKFNSKTRDGFTVNSKVPSMKDLGKEYDGFTITITGDRVGNMLFSVETQTTEERTQQYQSEIESLYKDLTAKGKALMLSTELGDADAVCNLILSLVYYFCNLMPLSRGSSVVAYSVVMGALMASGKEVIGRIPKGKLVDFESMTTPSPDIFSKTAKHWMNLKSLPGWYQSLPSVAETFPSTRTMIEVLNTDSSSRCPKKS, from the exons ATGGCCCCTGCCAGCCGGGCTGTTGTGGTCGCGCTCGCGCTGCTGTACTCGTGCCGGGCTATCTTCTCCTCGGAGTACTTCTCCACTCTCACGCTGTTCAACAACGAGCTCCACAAGCAGGGATGCAGCTCGCTGTCCGAGTGGGAGGAGTACGCGGCTGACTGCG agtCCTCTATTTTACAGTTGGAGGACCCGGACTGTGAAGAGGGAAGCAGCCCGCCCTGCGAGTCAGTCTTCTCACTTAATGCAGAGAAGATCctg AATCAGGCTAAGCTGTTTATAGAACAGAAGAAAATCCCCTTCCCCGTCGAAAACCACAACACGAACGAAGAACTCG CTATAGGCTACGTTCTGATAGGCAACGGCCTTTATGATGAAGCCATCAAACACTACTCACTCCTACTGCAG GGCGACCCAGAGCTGGTCAGCGCCATCTATGGGAGAGGGATAGCGTACGGGAAGAAAAGTCTACAG GATATAAAGAACGCTGACTTGGCATTGTACGAGCTCAACAGAGTCATCTCCCTGGAGCCGAGCTGGCCGGAGGTCTACGAACAGAGAGCAGAG ATCCTGTCTCCGCTGGGTCGTATCAGCGAGGCTCTAGGGGATCTGACCAAAGCCATCCAGCTGCAGCCCTCAGCCCGGCTCTACAGGCACAGAGGAACGCTGCTCTTCATTTCTGAG GACTACGTGGCAGCTATGGAGGACTTCCAGCAGTCTTTGGAGCTGAAGAAGAATCAGCCCATCGCCATGCTGTATAAAGGCCTCACCTTCTTCCACAGAGGCATGCTCAAG GAAGCCATTGAGACATTCAAAGAGGCGCTGAAGTTAAAGCCTGATTTCATCGATGCCTATAAGAGCCTCGGACAGGCCTACAG AGAGCTGGGGGATTTTGAGTCAGCGATGGAGAGCTTCCAGAAAGCCCTCATGTTGAACCAGAACCACATCCAGTCTCTCCAGCTCCGAGGCATGATGCTGTACCACCACGGCTCGCTGCAGGAGGCCATAGGCAACTTCAAG AGGTGTCTTCAGTTGGAGCCCTACAACGAGGTGTGTCAGTACATGAAGGGGCTGAGCCACGTGGCGATGGGGCAGTTCTACGAGGGCATCAAAGCTCAGACTAAAGTCATGTTAAACGACCCTCTGCTCGGTCAGAAGGCCAGCTCCGAATACCTCAAAGTGAAATACCTGAGAG AGTACTCTCGCTATCTGCACTCCCACCTTGACATCCCAGTAGCAGAGTACAATGTGGACCAGGACTTACCGGGGAACTTTAAAAACCACTGGGCCAAGAACCTGCCTTTTCTAATAGAAGACTATGAGGAGCAGCCCGGCCTGCAGCCGCATATAAA GGACGTGCTGCCGCAGAACTTTGACAGCTACAGCAGTGACGTTCAGAAGCTGATCTGCACAGCCGACCACCTGGGGGCGCTAATGCAATACGACACTCCCGGTTTCTTACCCAACAGAAGAATACACAGAG cCATGGGGTTAGCGACCCTGGAGGTGATGCAGGCCATGCATCGAACATGGAGCAACTCCAAAGTGCGAGTCAACGGCAAGACCAGGCAAATGCAGTGGAGAGACATGTTCGACATAGCTGTTAAATGGAGGAG GATCGCTGATCCAGACCAGCCAGTCCTGTGGTTAGACCAGATGCCCGCCAGGAGTCTGAGTCGAGGCTTCAACAATCACATCAATCTCATCAG GGGACAGATTATCAACATCCGATACCTGGCCTACTTTGACAACATCCTCGACTTCATTAAAGACAGAATACTGGTGTATCATGG GGCGTACAACCCCAGAGGACTGGTAGAGGTCCGCCAGGCTCTCGAAAATGTGAATAAAGTAGAAGATCTGCTTCCTATAATGAAG TTCAATAGTAAAACTAGAGATGGCTTCACGGTCAACTCCAAGGTGCCGAGCATGAAGGATCTTGGAAAAGAGTACGACGGTTTTACCATCACCATCACCGGAGACAG gGTGGGCAACATGTTGTTCTCAGTGGAGACTCAGACCACAGAGGAGCGGACGCAGCAGTACCAGTCGGAGATAGAGTCCCTCTACAAAGACCTGACCGCCAAAGGAAAGGCGTTGATGCTGTCCACCGAGCTGGGG GATGCCGACGCCGTGTGTAACCTGATCCTCTCCTTGGTTTATTACTTCTGCAACCTCATGCCCCTCTCCAGAGGATCCAG TGTGGTGGCCTACTCTGTCGTGATGGGGGCGCTGATGGCCAGTGGGAAGGAGGTCATCGGCAGGATCCCCAAAGGAAAG CTGGTGGACTTTGAGTCCATGACCACACCCAGTCCCGACATCTTCAGTAAAACAGCAAAGCACTGGATGAATCTCAAAAG TTTACCAGGTTGGTACCAGAGTCTTCCGTCTGTAGCGGAGACCTTCCCGTCCACCAGGACGATGATCGAGGTCCTCAACACAGACTCGTCTTCACGCTGTCCCAAGAAGTCCTAA
- the ttc13 gene encoding tetratricopeptide repeat protein 13 isoform X1 yields the protein MAPASRAVVVALALLYSCRAIFSSEYFSTLTLFNNELHKQGCSSLSEWEEYAADCESSILQLEDPDCEEGSSPPCESVFSLNAEKILNQAKLFIEQKKIPFPVENHNTNEELAIGYVLIGNGLYDEAIKHYSLLLQGDPELVSAIYGRGIAYGKKSLQDIKNADLALYELNRVISLEPSWPEVYEQRAEILSPLGRISEALGDLTKAIQLQPSARLYRHRGTLLFISEDYVAAMEDFQQSLELKKNQPIAMLYKGLTFFHRGMLKEAIETFKEALKLKPDFIDAYKSLGQAYRELGDFESAMESFQKALMLNQNHIQSLQLRGMMLYHHGSLQEAIGNFKRCLQLEPYNEVCQYMKGLSHVAMGQFYEGIKAQTKVMLNDPLLGQKASSEYLKVKYLREYSRYLHSHLDIPVAEYNVDQDLPGNFKNHWAKNLPFLIEDYEEQPGLQPHIKDVLPQNFDSYSSDVQKLICTADHLGALMQYDTPGFLPNRRIHRAMGLATLEVMQAMHRTWSNSKVRVNGKTRQMQWRDMFDIAVKWRRIADPDQPVLWLDQMPARSLSRGFNNHINLIRGQIINIRYLAYFDNILDFIKDRILVYHGAYNPRGLVEVRQALENVNKVEDLLPIMKQFNSKTRDGFTVNSKVPSMKDLGKEYDGFTITITGDRVGNMLFSVETQTTEERTQQYQSEIESLYKDLTAKGKALMLSTELGDADAVCNLILSLVYYFCNLMPLSRGSSVVAYSVVMGALMASGKEVIGRIPKGKLVDFESMTTPSPDIFSKTAKHWMNLKSLPGWYQSLPSVAETFPSTRTMIEVLNTDSSSRCPKKS from the exons ATGGCCCCTGCCAGCCGGGCTGTTGTGGTCGCGCTCGCGCTGCTGTACTCGTGCCGGGCTATCTTCTCCTCGGAGTACTTCTCCACTCTCACGCTGTTCAACAACGAGCTCCACAAGCAGGGATGCAGCTCGCTGTCCGAGTGGGAGGAGTACGCGGCTGACTGCG agtCCTCTATTTTACAGTTGGAGGACCCGGACTGTGAAGAGGGAAGCAGCCCGCCCTGCGAGTCAGTCTTCTCACTTAATGCAGAGAAGATCctg AATCAGGCTAAGCTGTTTATAGAACAGAAGAAAATCCCCTTCCCCGTCGAAAACCACAACACGAACGAAGAACTCG CTATAGGCTACGTTCTGATAGGCAACGGCCTTTATGATGAAGCCATCAAACACTACTCACTCCTACTGCAG GGCGACCCAGAGCTGGTCAGCGCCATCTATGGGAGAGGGATAGCGTACGGGAAGAAAAGTCTACAG GATATAAAGAACGCTGACTTGGCATTGTACGAGCTCAACAGAGTCATCTCCCTGGAGCCGAGCTGGCCGGAGGTCTACGAACAGAGAGCAGAG ATCCTGTCTCCGCTGGGTCGTATCAGCGAGGCTCTAGGGGATCTGACCAAAGCCATCCAGCTGCAGCCCTCAGCCCGGCTCTACAGGCACAGAGGAACGCTGCTCTTCATTTCTGAG GACTACGTGGCAGCTATGGAGGACTTCCAGCAGTCTTTGGAGCTGAAGAAGAATCAGCCCATCGCCATGCTGTATAAAGGCCTCACCTTCTTCCACAGAGGCATGCTCAAG GAAGCCATTGAGACATTCAAAGAGGCGCTGAAGTTAAAGCCTGATTTCATCGATGCCTATAAGAGCCTCGGACAGGCCTACAG AGAGCTGGGGGATTTTGAGTCAGCGATGGAGAGCTTCCAGAAAGCCCTCATGTTGAACCAGAACCACATCCAGTCTCTCCAGCTCCGAGGCATGATGCTGTACCACCACGGCTCGCTGCAGGAGGCCATAGGCAACTTCAAG AGGTGTCTTCAGTTGGAGCCCTACAACGAGGTGTGTCAGTACATGAAGGGGCTGAGCCACGTGGCGATGGGGCAGTTCTACGAGGGCATCAAAGCTCAGACTAAAGTCATGTTAAACGACCCTCTGCTCGGTCAGAAGGCCAGCTCCGAATACCTCAAAGTGAAATACCTGAGAG AGTACTCTCGCTATCTGCACTCCCACCTTGACATCCCAGTAGCAGAGTACAATGTGGACCAGGACTTACCGGGGAACTTTAAAAACCACTGGGCCAAGAACCTGCCTTTTCTAATAGAAGACTATGAGGAGCAGCCCGGCCTGCAGCCGCATATAAA GGACGTGCTGCCGCAGAACTTTGACAGCTACAGCAGTGACGTTCAGAAGCTGATCTGCACAGCCGACCACCTGGGGGCGCTAATGCAATACGACACTCCCGGTTTCTTACCCAACAGAAGAATACACAGAG cCATGGGGTTAGCGACCCTGGAGGTGATGCAGGCCATGCATCGAACATGGAGCAACTCCAAAGTGCGAGTCAACGGCAAGACCAGGCAAATGCAGTGGAGAGACATGTTCGACATAGCTGTTAAATGGAGGAG GATCGCTGATCCAGACCAGCCAGTCCTGTGGTTAGACCAGATGCCCGCCAGGAGTCTGAGTCGAGGCTTCAACAATCACATCAATCTCATCAG GGGACAGATTATCAACATCCGATACCTGGCCTACTTTGACAACATCCTCGACTTCATTAAAGACAGAATACTGGTGTATCATGG GGCGTACAACCCCAGAGGACTGGTAGAGGTCCGCCAGGCTCTCGAAAATGTGAATAAAGTAGAAGATCTGCTTCCTATAATGAAG CAGTTCAATAGTAAAACTAGAGATGGCTTCACGGTCAACTCCAAGGTGCCGAGCATGAAGGATCTTGGAAAAGAGTACGACGGTTTTACCATCACCATCACCGGAGACAG gGTGGGCAACATGTTGTTCTCAGTGGAGACTCAGACCACAGAGGAGCGGACGCAGCAGTACCAGTCGGAGATAGAGTCCCTCTACAAAGACCTGACCGCCAAAGGAAAGGCGTTGATGCTGTCCACCGAGCTGGGG GATGCCGACGCCGTGTGTAACCTGATCCTCTCCTTGGTTTATTACTTCTGCAACCTCATGCCCCTCTCCAGAGGATCCAG TGTGGTGGCCTACTCTGTCGTGATGGGGGCGCTGATGGCCAGTGGGAAGGAGGTCATCGGCAGGATCCCCAAAGGAAAG CTGGTGGACTTTGAGTCCATGACCACACCCAGTCCCGACATCTTCAGTAAAACAGCAAAGCACTGGATGAATCTCAAAAG TTTACCAGGTTGGTACCAGAGTCTTCCGTCTGTAGCGGAGACCTTCCCGTCCACCAGGACGATGATCGAGGTCCTCAACACAGACTCGTCTTCACGCTGTCCCAAGAAGTCCTAA
- the selenol gene encoding selenoprotein L, with the protein MLLDPQRTVYRSFGLGSSYFKVMRFGSLLKYSEYRAGDRDFPDVPPHLLEDLYQMGGDYLLDDKGRVLLSHPSKDPMDRPSVAAILRAADPAGRSL; encoded by the exons ATGCTGCTGGATCCGCAGAGAACG GTCTACAGGAGTTTCGGCCTCGGCTCGTCCTACTTCAAGGTGATGAGGTTTGGCTCCTTGCTGAAGTACTCCGAGTACAGAGCTGGGGACCGAGACTTCCCCGACGTCCCCCCTCACCTGCTGGAAGACCTGTACCAG ATGGGGGGTGACTATTTGCTGGATGACAAAGGGAGGGTCCTTCTCTCTCACCCGTCTAAAGACCCGATGGACAGGCCGAGTGTGGCGGCCATCTTGCGGGCCGCGGACCCTGCAGGCCGCTCTCTGTAA